Proteins from one Betaproteobacteria bacterium genomic window:
- the rpsC gene encoding 30S ribosomal protein S3, which translates to MGQKIHPTGFRLAVNRAWASRWYANNRNFASMLNEDIKVRDYLRKKLSHAAVGRVVIERPAKNARITVHSARPGVVIGKKGEDIEVLRAELQRMLGVPVHVNIEEIRKPELDAQLVADSIATQLQKRIMFRRAMKRAITNAMRLGAQGIKIQSSGRLNGIEIARSEWYREGRVPLHTLRADIDYGFAEAKTTYGVIGIKVWVFKGETIGKGDRPVGPAAGEPAADTPAPTRRPRKTGTKQNAATS; encoded by the coding sequence ATGGGCCAGAAGATTCATCCGACCGGTTTTCGTCTCGCAGTCAATCGCGCCTGGGCCTCGCGCTGGTATGCGAACAACCGCAACTTCGCCTCGATGCTGAACGAAGACATCAAGGTGCGCGACTACCTGCGCAAGAAGCTCTCGCATGCGGCGGTGGGGCGCGTGGTGATCGAGCGCCCGGCGAAGAATGCGCGCATCACCGTGCACAGCGCGCGCCCTGGCGTCGTGATCGGCAAGAAGGGCGAGGACATCGAGGTGCTGCGCGCCGAGCTGCAGCGGATGCTCGGCGTTCCGGTGCACGTGAACATCGAGGAGATCCGCAAGCCCGAGCTCGATGCGCAACTGGTGGCCGATTCCATTGCCACCCAGCTGCAGAAGCGCATCATGTTCCGGCGCGCGATGAAGCGCGCCATCACCAATGCCATGCGCCTGGGCGCGCAGGGTATCAAGATCCAGAGTTCCGGGCGCCTCAACGGCATCGAGATCGCGCGCTCGGAGTGGTATCGCGAAGGACGAGTCCCGCTGCACACGCTGCGTGCGGACATCGACTACGGGTTCGCCGAGGCGAAGACCACCTACGGCGTGATCGGCATCAAGGTCTGGGTGTTCAAGGGCGAGACGATCGGCAAGGGCGATCGTCCGGTCGGTCCGGCGGCGGGCGAGCCGGCAGCCGATACGCCGGCGCCGACGCGACGCCCACGCAAGACGGGAACCAAGCAAAATGCTGCAACCAGCTAG
- the rplN gene encoding 50S ribosomal protein L14 — protein sequence MIQMQTMLDVADNTGARTVMCIKVLGGSKRRYAGIGDVIKVSVKDAAPRGRVKKGEVYDAVVVRTAKGVRRQDGSLVRFDGNAAVLLTPKLEPIGTRIFGPVTRELRTERFMKIVSLAPEVL from the coding sequence ATGATCCAGATGCAGACCATGCTGGACGTCGCTGACAATACCGGTGCACGAACCGTGATGTGCATCAAGGTGTTGGGCGGCTCCAAGCGCCGCTATGCCGGCATCGGCGACGTGATCAAGGTGAGCGTGAAGGACGCCGCTCCCCGCGGGCGCGTGAAGAAGGGCGAGGTATACGACGCGGTGGTGGTGCGCACCGCCAAGGGCGTGCGCCGCCAGGACGGCTCGCTGGTGCGCTTCGACGGCAATGCGGCGGTGCTGCTCACTCCCAAGCTCGAGCCGATCGGCACGCGAATCTTCGGGCCGGTGACTCGGGAGCTGCGGACCGAGCGCTTCATGAAGATCGTGTCGCTGGCGCCTGAAGTGCTGTAA
- the rplP gene encoding 50S ribosomal protein L16, translated as MLQPARRKYRKEQKGRNKGIATRGNKVSFGEFGLKALGRGRLTARQIEAARRAMTRHIKRGGRIWIRIFPDKPISQKPAEVRMGNGKGNPEYWVAEIQPGKVLYEMDGVDEALARQALGLAASKLPMRTAFVVRQLGG; from the coding sequence ATGCTGCAACCAGCTAGGCGGAAATACCGCAAGGAACAGAAGGGCCGCAACAAGGGCATCGCCACGCGCGGCAACAAGGTGAGCTTCGGCGAGTTCGGGCTGAAGGCGCTTGGCCGGGGTCGCCTGACTGCGCGCCAGATTGAGGCAGCCCGGCGGGCCATGACGCGGCATATCAAGCGCGGCGGCCGGATCTGGATCCGCATCTTCCCGGACAAGCCGATTTCGCAGAAGCCGGCGGAAGTGCGCATGGGTAACGGCAAGGGCAATCCCGAGTACTGGGTGGCCGAGATCCAGCCGGGCAAGGTGCTGTACGAAATGGACGGCGTCGACGAAGCGCTCGCCCGCCAGGCCCTGGGGCTGGCCGCTTCCAAGCTGCCGATGCGCACCGCGTTCGTCGTCCGGCAACTCGGAGGCTAG
- the rplW gene encoding 50S ribosomal protein L23: MQVLLAPTVSEKSTMVGDKHNQVVFRVDRAATKGDVKDAVELMFKVEVAAVQVLNVKGKEKRTARFIGRRNSWKKAYVRLKPGQEINFAEGEGR; encoded by the coding sequence ATGCAGGTGCTGCTCGCCCCCACCGTGTCGGAAAAGAGCACCATGGTCGGCGACAAGCACAACCAGGTCGTCTTTCGCGTCGACCGTGCCGCGACCAAGGGCGACGTAAAGGACGCCGTCGAGCTCATGTTCAAGGTCGAGGTCGCGGCCGTGCAGGTCCTGAACGTCAAGGGCAAGGAGAAGCGCACCGCGCGTTTCATCGGCCGGCGCAACAGCTGGAAGAAAGCCTACGTGCGCTTGAAGCCGGGGCAGGAGATCAACTTCGCCGAAGGTGAGGGACGATAA
- the rplX gene encoding 50S ribosomal protein L24, with translation MRKIKKGDDVVVTAGKDKGKRGTVLRVVDADHLLVEGANRVKKHQRPNPMRGQQGGIIEKEMPLHASKVAIFNPQTRKADRVGFRNLEDGRKVRFFKSNGEVIDA, from the coding sequence ATGCGAAAGATCAAGAAGGGCGATGACGTCGTGGTCACCGCCGGCAAGGACAAAGGCAAGCGCGGCACGGTGCTGCGCGTGGTGGACGCCGATCATCTGCTGGTCGAGGGCGCCAACCGGGTGAAGAAGCACCAGCGGCCGAACCCGATGCGCGGGCAGCAGGGCGGCATCATCGAGAAGGAGATGCCGCTGCACGCCTCGAAGGTCGCGATCTTCAATCCCCAGACGCGCAAGGCCGACCGGGTCGGCTTCCGCAATCTGGAGGACGGCCGCAAGGTGCGCTTCTTCAAGTCCAACGGCGAAGTCATCGACGCCTGA
- the rpsJ gene encoding 30S ribosomal protein S10, translating to MAVKSQKIRIRLKAFDYRLIDQSALEIVDTAKRTGAVVRGPVPLPTRLQRFDVLRSPHVNKTSRDQLEIRTHLRLMDIIDPTDKTVDALMKLDLPAGVDVEIKL from the coding sequence ATGGCTGTCAAGAGTCAGAAGATACGTATCCGATTAAAGGCGTTCGACTACCGTCTGATCGATCAGTCGGCGCTCGAAATCGTCGATACGGCCAAGCGCACGGGCGCCGTGGTCCGGGGACCGGTGCCGTTGCCGACGCGGTTGCAGCGCTTCGACGTGCTGCGCTCTCCGCACGTCAACAAGACCTCGCGCGACCAGCTCGAGATCCGCACGCACCTCAGATTGATGGACATCATCGACCCGACCGACAAGACAGTCGACGCGCTGATGAAGCTCGATTTGCCGGCAGGCGTGGACGTCGAAATTAAATTGTAA
- the tuf gene encoding elongation factor Tu, which yields MARAKFERTKPHVNVGTIGHVDHGKTTLTAAITTVLSKQFGGEAKSYAQIDSAPEEKARGITINTAHVEYETTKRHYAHVDCPGHADYIKNMITGAAQMDGAILVVSAADGPMPQTREHILLARQVGVPYIVVYLNKADMVDDKELLELVEMEVRELLSKYEFPGDDTPIVTGSALKALEGEDTELGIKSIHKLAEALDSYIPEPKRAVDGTFLMPIEDVFTISGRGTVVTGRVERGIVKVGDELEIVGLKATLKTVCTGVEMFRKLLDQGQAGDNIGVLLRGTKREEVERGQVLAKPGSITPHTKFAAEVYVLSKDEGGRHTPFFNGYRPQFYFRTTDVTGSVDLPQGTEMVMPGDNVSITVALIQPIAMEQGLRFAIREGGKTVGAGVVSKVIE from the coding sequence TGGGAAGACGACGCTGACGGCGGCGATCACGACGGTGTTGAGCAAGCAGTTCGGGGGCGAGGCGAAGAGCTACGCGCAGATCGACTCGGCGCCGGAGGAGAAGGCGCGCGGGATCACGATCAACACCGCGCACGTGGAGTACGAGACGACCAAGCGCCACTATGCGCACGTGGACTGTCCTGGGCACGCGGACTACATCAAGAACATGATCACGGGCGCGGCGCAGATGGACGGGGCGATCCTGGTGGTGTCGGCCGCGGACGGGCCGATGCCGCAGACGCGCGAGCACATTTTGCTGGCGCGGCAAGTGGGGGTTCCGTACATCGTGGTGTACCTGAACAAGGCCGACATGGTGGACGACAAGGAGCTGCTGGAGCTGGTGGAGATGGAGGTTCGGGAGCTTCTCTCCAAGTACGAGTTTCCGGGCGACGACACCCCGATCGTGACGGGCTCTGCGCTGAAGGCCTTGGAGGGGGAGGATACGGAGCTGGGGATCAAGTCGATCCACAAGCTGGCGGAGGCGCTGGACAGCTACATCCCGGAGCCCAAGCGTGCGGTGGACGGGACGTTCCTGATGCCGATCGAGGACGTGTTCACGATCTCGGGTCGTGGGACGGTGGTGACGGGTCGGGTGGAGCGCGGGATCGTGAAGGTGGGCGATGAGCTGGAGATCGTGGGGTTGAAGGCCACGCTGAAGACGGTGTGCACGGGGGTGGAGATGTTTCGCAAGCTGCTCGATCAGGGGCAGGCGGGAGACAACATCGGGGTGCTGCTGCGGGGCACGAAGCGCGAGGAGGTTGAGCGCGGTCAAGTGCTGGCGAAGCCCGGTTCGATCACCCCGCACACGAAGTTTGCGGCCGAGGTGTACGTGCTCTCCAAGGATGAGGGGGGGCGGCATACGCCGTTCTTCAACGGTTACCGGCCGCAGTTTTACTTCCGCACGACCGACGTGACGGGCTCGGTGGACTTGCCGCAGGGCACGGAGATGGTGATGCCTGGGGACAACGTGTCGATCACGGTGGCGCTGATCCAGCCCATCGCGATGGAGCAGGGGCTGCGCTTTGCGATCCGCGAGGGCGGCAAGACGGTTGGGGCCGGAGTGGTCTCGAAGGTGATTGAATAG
- the rpmC gene encoding 50S ribosomal protein L29 produces MKAAELRAKSADDLQGELTDLLRAQFGLRMQKATQQLSNNSQLRKVRRDIARVRTVLAQKGQKQ; encoded by the coding sequence ATGAAGGCCGCGGAATTGAGAGCGAAAAGCGCTGACGACCTGCAGGGCGAGTTGACCGATCTGCTGCGTGCCCAGTTCGGCTTGCGGATGCAGAAAGCGACCCAGCAGCTATCGAACAACAGCCAGCTGCGCAAGGTGCGCCGCGACATCGCCAGGGTGCGCACCGTGCTGGCCCAGAAGGGACAAAAGCAATGA
- the rplV gene encoding 50S ribosomal protein L22: METTAKLRGVRLSAQKGRLVADQIRGMPVDRALNVLQFSPKRAATIIRKVVESAIANAEHNDGADIDELKVTRIFVERGTFLRRFQARAKGRANRIMKPTCHIFVTVGDGRN, translated from the coding sequence ATGGAAACCACAGCGAAGCTACGCGGCGTGCGCCTTTCGGCGCAGAAGGGGCGACTGGTCGCCGACCAGATTCGGGGCATGCCGGTCGACCGCGCGCTCAACGTGCTGCAGTTCAGCCCCAAGCGCGCGGCCACGATCATCCGCAAGGTGGTCGAGTCGGCGATCGCAAACGCCGAGCACAACGACGGCGCCGACATCGACGAGCTGAAGGTCACGCGCATCTTTGTCGAGCGCGGGACGTTCCTGCGCCGCTTCCAGGCGCGCGCCAAGGGGCGGGCCAACCGAATCATGAAGCCCACCTGTCATATCTTCGTGACGGTCGGCGACGGAAGGAACTGA
- the rpsS gene encoding 30S ribosomal protein S19, giving the protein MARSVKKGPFVDLHLVKKVETARASNDKRPIKTWSRRSTVLPDFVGLTIAVHNGKQHIPVYVTENMVGHKLGEFSHTRTFKGHSRAGSADKRAGAGPRK; this is encoded by the coding sequence ATGGCACGTTCCGTCAAGAAGGGACCGTTCGTCGATCTGCACCTGGTGAAGAAGGTGGAGACGGCGCGGGCGTCGAACGACAAGCGGCCGATCAAGACCTGGTCGCGCCGTTCCACCGTACTGCCGGATTTCGTCGGCCTCACGATCGCGGTCCACAACGGCAAGCAGCACATCCCGGTGTACGTGACCGAGAACATGGTCGGCCACAAGCTGGGCGAGTTCTCGCATACGCGCACGTTCAAGGGCCACTCGCGGGCCGGCAGCGCGGACAAGAGGGCCGGCGCTGGCCCGAGGAAGTAG
- the rplB gene encoding 50S ribosomal protein L2 — translation MALVKVKPTSPGRRTLVKVVNRDLHKGRPYAPLTERQSRRAGRNNSGHITMRHQGGGHKQHYRIIDFRRNKDGIPCRVERIEYDPNRSANIALLVYVDGERRYIIAPKGITVGAQLVSGPEAPIKAGNAMPLRNVPVGSTIHCVEMLPGKGAQIARSAGTSVQLLAREGSYAQLRLRSGEIRRAHIDCRATIGEVGNEEHSLRSIGKAGAKRWRGIRPTVRGVAMNPIDHPHGGGEGRTAAAQPPVSPWGVLSKGYKTRKNKRTDTMIVRRRNSNKG, via the coding sequence ATGGCGCTGGTCAAAGTCAAGCCGACATCCCCGGGCCGGCGCACGCTGGTCAAGGTCGTCAATCGCGACCTGCACAAGGGCCGCCCGTATGCGCCGCTCACCGAGCGCCAGAGCCGGCGCGCTGGGCGCAACAACAGCGGCCACATCACGATGCGCCACCAGGGTGGCGGGCACAAGCAGCACTATCGGATCATCGATTTCCGCCGCAACAAGGACGGCATCCCGTGCCGTGTCGAGCGTATCGAGTACGATCCGAACCGCAGCGCCAACATCGCGCTGCTGGTCTATGTCGACGGCGAGCGGCGCTACATCATCGCGCCCAAGGGCATCACGGTCGGCGCCCAGCTCGTGAGCGGTCCCGAGGCGCCGATCAAGGCGGGCAACGCGATGCCGCTGCGCAACGTTCCGGTCGGCAGCACGATCCATTGCGTGGAGATGCTGCCTGGCAAGGGGGCGCAAATCGCGCGCTCGGCCGGCACCTCGGTGCAGCTTCTCGCCCGCGAGGGCAGCTACGCGCAGCTACGGCTGCGCTCGGGCGAGATCCGGCGCGCGCACATCGATTGCCGCGCGACCATCGGCGAAGTCGGCAACGAAGAGCATTCGCTACGCTCGATCGGCAAGGCGGGCGCCAAGCGCTGGCGCGGCATCCGGCCGACCGTGCGCGGCGTGGCGATGAATCCGATCGATCACCCGCACGGCGGCGGCGAAGGTCGCACGGCCGCGGCCCAGCCGCCCGTGAGCCCCTGGGGCGTGCTCTCCAAGGGCTACAAGACGCGCAAGAACAAGCGCACCGATACGATGATCGTACGACGCCGCAACAGCAACAAGGGTTAA
- the rplD gene encoding 50S ribosomal protein L4, translated as MELQLINDKGEATASVAGSDALFGRAYNEALVHQLVKSYLANGRQGTRAQRARGEINKSTAKPWRQKGTGRARAGMASSPLWRGGGKIFPSSPDENFTHKVNRKVYRAGIATILSQLVREGRLRVVESFAVDAPKTKLLATKLKDMGLERVLIVTDNVDENLELSSRNLMHVAVCGVQQADPVSLVGFPQVLVTRAALAKFEEVFA; from the coding sequence ATGGAATTGCAACTGATCAATGACAAGGGCGAGGCGACGGCATCGGTGGCCGGTTCGGACGCCTTGTTCGGCCGCGCTTACAACGAGGCGCTCGTACACCAGCTGGTCAAGTCGTACCTGGCCAACGGCCGCCAGGGAACACGGGCGCAACGCGCACGCGGCGAAATCAACAAGAGCACGGCCAAGCCGTGGCGGCAGAAAGGCACCGGCCGCGCCCGCGCCGGCATGGCCTCGAGCCCGTTGTGGCGCGGCGGCGGCAAGATCTTTCCCTCGAGCCCGGACGAGAACTTCACGCACAAGGTGAACCGCAAGGTCTATCGCGCCGGCATCGCGACCATCCTGTCGCAACTGGTGCGCGAGGGGCGCTTGAGGGTGGTGGAGAGTTTCGCAGTCGATGCGCCGAAGACGAAGCTGCTCGCCACGAAACTGAAGGACATGGGGCTCGAGCGCGTGCTGATCGTCACCGACAACGTCGACGAGAACCTGGAGCTGTCGTCGCGCAACCTGATGCATGTCGCCGTGTGCGGCGTGCAGCAGGCCGATCCGGTCAGCCTGGTCGGTTTCCCGCAAGTGCTGGTCACCCGTGCCGCCCTGGCCAAGTTCGAGGAGGTGTTCGCGTGA
- the rplC gene encoding 50S ribosomal protein L3 → MSMGLVGRKVGMTRIFTADGDSIPVTVLDVSNNRVSQVKTEQGDGYCAVQIICGTRRASRVNKALAGHFAKAGVEAGNVMREFRVSLEEAANFAPGAQVGPDVFKVGQRVDVVGTSIGKGFAGVIKRHHFSSNRASHGNSVTTRAPGSIGQAQDPGRVFPGKKMPGHLGNKRRTSQNLEVVRIDAERKLLLVRGAVPGHAGGAITVAPSTKARA, encoded by the coding sequence ATGAGCATGGGATTGGTCGGCCGCAAGGTCGGCATGACACGTATCTTCACCGCCGACGGCGACAGCATTCCGGTCACGGTGCTGGACGTCTCCAACAACCGGGTTTCGCAGGTGAAGACCGAGCAGGGCGACGGCTATTGCGCGGTCCAGATCATCTGCGGCACCCGCCGCGCCTCGCGTGTGAACAAGGCGCTCGCCGGACACTTCGCCAAGGCCGGTGTCGAAGCCGGCAACGTCATGCGCGAATTCCGCGTGAGCTTGGAAGAAGCGGCAAACTTCGCTCCGGGCGCGCAGGTGGGCCCGGATGTGTTCAAGGTCGGTCAGCGGGTCGACGTGGTCGGCACCTCGATCGGCAAGGGCTTCGCGGGCGTCATCAAGCGCCATCACTTCAGCTCCAACCGGGCGAGCCACGGCAACTCGGTTACGACGCGCGCGCCCGGCTCGATCGGCCAGGCGCAGGATCCGGGGCGGGTATTTCCAGGCAAGAAGATGCCGGGACACCTCGGCAACAAGCGTCGGACGTCGCAGAACCTCGAAGTGGTGCGCATCGATGCCGAGCGCAAGCTCCTGCTCGTGCGCGGCGCCGTGCCGGGCCATGCCGGAGGCGCGATCACCGTGGCGCCGTCGACCAAAGCGAGGGCGTGA
- the rpsQ gene encoding 30S ribosomal protein S17 translates to MSEASRARTLSGRVISDKADKTVTVLVERRVTHPIYGKIIRRSVKLHAHDENNECHTGDIVLIQECRPLSRNKSWRVTQLVEKAPTV, encoded by the coding sequence ATGAGCGAAGCCAGCCGCGCACGCACGTTGAGCGGGCGCGTGATTTCCGACAAGGCCGACAAGACGGTGACCGTGCTGGTCGAGCGCAGGGTCACCCACCCGATCTACGGCAAGATCATCCGCCGCAGCGTGAAGCTGCACGCCCACGACGAGAACAACGAGTGCCACACCGGCGACATCGTGCTCATCCAGGAGTGCCGGCCGCTGTCGCGCAACAAGAGCTGGCGCGTGACCCAGCTGGTGGAAAAGGCGCCGACCGTCTAG